One part of the Syngnathus acus chromosome 17, fSynAcu1.2, whole genome shotgun sequence genome encodes these proteins:
- the tcea1 gene encoding transcription elongation factor A protein 1 isoform X1, translating to MGKREEEEIIRIAKKMDKMAQKKNGSGALDLLKELRSVPMTLELLQSTRIGMSVNAIRKQSTDEEVTSLAKSLIKSWKKLLDEPVSGDKSSDDKRKDTAPVSPAQGSPEAKEESSSSSNSSGKSEHADVSSNSLINTFPRAPGTGDSIRIKCRGMLSNALQTGDDYIAIGADCDELGAQIEECIFQEFKNTDMKYKNRVRSRISNLKDVKNPNLRRTVLCGSVTPERMAKMTAEEMASDELKEMRKNLTKEAVRDHQMATTGGTQTDLFTCGKCKGKCCTYTQVQTRSADEPMTTFVFCNECGNRWKFC from the exons ATGGGCAAgcgggaggaagaggagatcATTAGAATCGCcaagaaaatggacaaaatggCGCAGAAGAAAAACGGG TCTGGTGCTCTGGACCTGCTCAAGGAGCTACGCAGCGTACCGATGACCCTGGAACTATTGCAG TCGACCAGAATCGGAATGTCTGTCAACGCCATCCGCAAGCAGAGCACAGATGAAGAGGTGACATCCCTAGCCAAGTCTTTGATCAAATCATGGAAGAAGCTTTTGG ACGAGCCCGTGAGTGGGGACAAATCCTCAGATGACAAGAGGAAAGATACGGCCCCTGTATCTCCCGCCCAGGGAAGTCCGGAGGCGAAAGAAGAAAG cagctccagcagtAACTCCAGCGGCAAGAGCGAGCACGCAGACGTTTCCAGCAACTCGCTAATCAACACTTTCCCTCGTGCTCCCGGCACCGGCGACTCCATACGCATTAAGTGTCGAGGGATGCTGTCCAACGCTTTACAGACTGGAG ACGACTACATCGCCATCGGTGCCGACTGCGACGAGCTCGGAGCGCAGATTGAGGAAT GCATATTCCAAGAGTTCAAAAACACGGACATGAAGTACAAGAACCGCGTGCGCAGCCGAATCTCTAACCTGAAGGACGTGAAGAATCCCAACTTGAGGAGGACGGTGCTCTGCGGGAGCGTCACCCCCGAGCGCATGGCCAAGATGACCGCCGAG gaaatggccagtgACGAGCTGAAAGAGATGCGGAAGAACTTGACCAAAGAGGCTGTCAGAGACCACCAGATGGCCACCACGGGGGGCACGCAGACAGATCTGTTCACTTGCGGCAAGTGCAAGGGCAAATGCTGCACCTACACGCAG GTTCAAACTCGCAGCGCTGATGAGCCCATGACCACGTTTGTCTTCTGCAATGAGTGCGGAAATAGAT
- the tcea1 gene encoding transcription elongation factor A protein 1 isoform X2 — MGKREEEEIIRIAKKMDKMAQKKNGSGALDLLKELRSVPMTLELLQSTRIGMSVNAIRKQSTDEEVTSLAKSLIKSWKKLLDEPVSGDKSSDDKRKDTAPVSPAQGSPEAKEESSSSNSSGKSEHADVSSNSLINTFPRAPGTGDSIRIKCRGMLSNALQTGDDYIAIGADCDELGAQIEECIFQEFKNTDMKYKNRVRSRISNLKDVKNPNLRRTVLCGSVTPERMAKMTAEEMASDELKEMRKNLTKEAVRDHQMATTGGTQTDLFTCGKCKGKCCTYTQVQTRSADEPMTTFVFCNECGNRWKFC; from the exons ATGGGCAAgcgggaggaagaggagatcATTAGAATCGCcaagaaaatggacaaaatggCGCAGAAGAAAAACGGG TCTGGTGCTCTGGACCTGCTCAAGGAGCTACGCAGCGTACCGATGACCCTGGAACTATTGCAG TCGACCAGAATCGGAATGTCTGTCAACGCCATCCGCAAGCAGAGCACAGATGAAGAGGTGACATCCCTAGCCAAGTCTTTGATCAAATCATGGAAGAAGCTTTTGG ACGAGCCCGTGAGTGGGGACAAATCCTCAGATGACAAGAGGAAAGATACGGCCCCTGTATCTCCCGCCCAGGGAAGTCCGGAGGCGAAAGAAGAAAG ctccagcagtAACTCCAGCGGCAAGAGCGAGCACGCAGACGTTTCCAGCAACTCGCTAATCAACACTTTCCCTCGTGCTCCCGGCACCGGCGACTCCATACGCATTAAGTGTCGAGGGATGCTGTCCAACGCTTTACAGACTGGAG ACGACTACATCGCCATCGGTGCCGACTGCGACGAGCTCGGAGCGCAGATTGAGGAAT GCATATTCCAAGAGTTCAAAAACACGGACATGAAGTACAAGAACCGCGTGCGCAGCCGAATCTCTAACCTGAAGGACGTGAAGAATCCCAACTTGAGGAGGACGGTGCTCTGCGGGAGCGTCACCCCCGAGCGCATGGCCAAGATGACCGCCGAG gaaatggccagtgACGAGCTGAAAGAGATGCGGAAGAACTTGACCAAAGAGGCTGTCAGAGACCACCAGATGGCCACCACGGGGGGCACGCAGACAGATCTGTTCACTTGCGGCAAGTGCAAGGGCAAATGCTGCACCTACACGCAG GTTCAAACTCGCAGCGCTGATGAGCCCATGACCACGTTTGTCTTCTGCAATGAGTGCGGAAATAGAT